A portion of the Echeneis naucrates chromosome 5, fEcheNa1.1, whole genome shotgun sequence genome contains these proteins:
- the arhgef3 gene encoding rho guanine nucleotide exchange factor 3 isoform X3: MVAGQSPVILLVQHFKSGCSVELSNRKGKMGKEVEEPSTKRSKPVSRVTSLASLLPPVKTTPLKRIGQTLQRSISFRNECRPERALPPPPLPPSSSSTMKTRVISATVCSPSSSMSLARGSTAAAAAAAKRRDSKLWSETFDVRLGATQPLSPKEIKRQEAIFELAQGEQDLVEDLKLAKKAYHDPMLKLSIMTEQELNQIFGTLDSLIPLHEDLLSRLGDARKPDGSTEHVGHILTDWLPCLSSYTPYCSNQVKAKALLDQKKQDRRVQDFLQRCLMSPFSRKLDLWNFLDIPRSRLVKYPLLLREILKHTPNDHPDRQHLDEAMLMVQSVVADINRRTGESECQYYKDRLSYTEDGQRDDLIDRSRTLSCHGELKNNRGLKLHVFLFQDVLVITRSVTLNDQPVSYQLCRQPIPIRQLDLEDLLDGEMRVGGSIRGAFSNNERTKNFFRVSLRNGGPLQSHCFQASDAFNKQQWINCIRQAKEAAAQSGDFPPQTQQCLEKELGQQIRPLGGTTPSLRGDSGIGDEKGMWAGEETGLGMDGKEDLNSGDEAEVGSTGETLAGVDQALDTGAGFELNGETETREMETGQSLYAETGSRADRTADGGERETLSTGGDDAPTALLPPASPTQQRAEQEVEGGRSCVEEEVEEEVCMDTSNVDSEEGEELILRC; encoded by the exons ATGGTGGCGGGGCAGAGCCCCGTCATCCTGCTGGTGCAGCACTTTAAGTCTGGATGTTCTGTGGAGCTCAGCAACAGGAAAGGCAAGATGGGAAAAGAGGTGGAG GAGCCCAGCACCAAGCGCAGTAAGCCCGTGTCCAGGGTGACGTCTCTGGCCAGCCTGCTGCCGCCGGTCAAGACCACACCGCTGAAGAGGATTGGCCAGACGCTGCAG cgcTCCATCAGTTTTCGGAATGAGTGTCGACCAGAGAGagcccttcctcctcctcctcttcctccttcctcctcctcgacGATGAAGACGCGAGTTATCTCAGCGACCGTCTGCAGCCCCTCGTCCTCCATGTCGTTGGCCCGGGGCTccacggcagcagcagcagcggccgCCAAACGGCGGGACAGCAAGCTTTGGAGTGAGACGTTTGATGTCCGACTGGGGGCGACACAACCTCTGAGCCCGAAAGAGATAAAACGACAAGAG GCCATATTTGAGCTGGCTCAGGGCGAGCAGGACTTAGTGGAGGATCTGAAGCTGGCTAAGAAG GCCTACCACGACCCGATGCTGAAGCTGTCAATCATGACCGAGCAGGAACTGAACCAGATCTTTGGCACTCTGGACTCGCTGATACCTCTGCATGAAG ACCTGCTGAGCCGCCTCGGAGACGCCAGAAAACCTGACGGGTCCACAGAGCACGTTGGACACATCCTGACTGACTGG CTGCCCTGTCTGTCCTCCTATACCCCGTACTGTAGTAACCAAGTGAAGGCCAAGGCCTTGTTGGACCAGAAGAAGCAGGATCGGCGGGTCCAGGACTTCTTGCAGCGCTGCCTCATGTCgcccttcagcaggaagttggACCTGTGGAACTTTTTGGACATTCCCCGCAGCCGGCTGGTGAAATACCCGCTGCTGCTCAGGGAGATCCTGAAGCACACTCCTAATGACCACCCGGACCGGCAGCACCTGGACGAGGCG ATGCTGATGGTTCAGAGTGTGGTGGCCGACATCAACAGGCGGACGGGGGAGTCGGAGTGTCAGTACTATAAGGACCGCCTGTCGTACACAGAGGACGGACAGAGGGACGACCTGATCGACCGGTCCAGGACGCTCAGCTGCCACGGAGAACTGAAGAACAACAGAGGACTC AAACTTCACGTTTTCCTGTTCCAGGACGTCCTGGTCATCACCAGGTCCGTCACGCTGAACGACCAGCCAGTCAGCTACCAGCTCTGCCGTCAACCAATACCCATCCGGCAGCTCGACCTGGAGGACCTATTAGACGGAGAGATGAGAGTGGGCGGGTCCATCAGAGGCGCCTTTAGCAACAACGAGCGCA CCAAGAACTTCTTCCGGGTTTCGCTCCGTAATGGAGGTCCGCTGCAGAGCCACTGCTTTCAGGCCAGCGACGCCTTCAACAAACAGCAGTGGATTAACTGCATCCGACAAGCCAAAGAGGCCGCAGCACAGAGTGGAGACTTCCCACCGCAGACACAACAGTGTCTAGAGAAAGAGCTGGGCCAACAGATCAGGCCGCTTGGTGGGACGACTCCCAGTTTACGAGGAGATTCGGGGATTGGAGATGAAAAGGGAATGTGGGCGGGGGAGGAAACTGGTCTGGGTATGGATGGAAAGGAAGATCTTAATTCAGGTGATGAGGCTGAGGTGGGTTCTACTGGAGAGACATTGGCAGGTGTGGACCAGGCTCTGGATACTGGAGCAGGTTTTGAATTAAATGGTGAGACAGAGACCAGGGAGATGGAGACAGGCCAGAGTCTCTATGCTGAGACAGGATCCAGAGCAGACCGGACAGCcgatggaggagagagagagactctcAGCACAGGTGGCGACGATGCTCCGACCGCCCTCCTCCCCCCTGCTTCTCCCACCCAACAGCGGGCGGAGCAAGAGGTAGAGGGAGGTAGGAGCTGCGTcgaagaggaagtggaggaggaggtctgCATGGACACTAGCAATGTGGACTCGGAGGAGGGTGAGGAGCTGATCCTCAGGTGCTGA